A region from the Variovorax sp. V93 genome encodes:
- a CDS encoding ABC transporter substrate-binding protein, translating into MPRPELSFAAPLRAAARLAGAAAFVLAAFAVLPAQAADRIKVGVFPSSAALPFYVAVNRGYFKEADLEIEEVPMTSHPLTVQALVSNGIDAAVNLVTLEGANMESRRPNTLKYISLNGQNAQHVIEQFVVKADSPARTLKDFRNGFKLFSAPGPANIGAARAVLRKVGLAEGRDFTIQEQQIGVHLGALQSGNFDGGYTLEPSATIMVAQKIGKRIEAGVISTYLLGNKSASAFAAGAVMSGRFMADKPDVARRFAAAWARGVKEAQADSSARGYLVQGMKVPPELAATVPLPRIVMAEDMTPADVGDFQKFLDIGTELGVVKDRIDGKALVRAF; encoded by the coding sequence ATGCCACGCCCTGAGCTTTCCTTCGCCGCGCCCCTTCGTGCCGCCGCCCGTCTCGCCGGCGCCGCGGCCTTCGTCCTCGCCGCGTTCGCGGTGCTGCCGGCCCAGGCGGCCGACCGGATCAAGGTCGGCGTGTTTCCCTCGAGCGCGGCACTGCCGTTCTACGTGGCCGTGAACCGCGGCTACTTCAAGGAGGCCGACCTGGAGATCGAGGAGGTGCCCATGACCAGCCACCCGCTGACCGTGCAGGCGCTGGTGTCGAACGGCATCGACGCGGCGGTGAACCTGGTGACGCTCGAAGGCGCCAACATGGAATCGCGCCGGCCCAACACGCTGAAGTACATCTCGCTCAACGGGCAGAACGCGCAGCACGTGATCGAGCAGTTCGTCGTCAAGGCCGACAGCCCGGCGCGGACGCTGAAGGATTTCAGGAACGGCTTCAAGCTGTTCTCGGCGCCCGGCCCCGCCAACATCGGCGCTGCGCGCGCGGTGCTCAGGAAGGTGGGTCTGGCCGAAGGCCGCGACTTCACGATCCAGGAGCAGCAGATCGGCGTGCACCTGGGCGCGCTGCAGTCGGGCAACTTCGACGGCGGCTACACGCTCGAGCCGTCGGCCACCATCATGGTCGCGCAGAAGATCGGCAAGCGCATCGAGGCCGGCGTGATCTCCACCTACCTGCTGGGCAACAAGAGCGCCTCGGCCTTCGCGGCCGGCGCCGTGATGTCGGGCAGGTTCATGGCCGACAAGCCCGACGTGGCCAGGCGCTTCGCCGCCGCCTGGGCGCGCGGCGTGAAGGAAGCGCAGGCCGACAGCAGCGCGCGCGGCTACCTGGTGCAGGGCATGAAGGTGCCGCCCGAGCTGGCCGCCACCGTGCCGCTGCCGCGCATCGTGATGGCCGAGGACATGACCCCCGCCGATGTGGGCGACTTCCAGAAGTTCCTCGACATCGGCACCGAGCTGGGTGTGGTCAAGGACAGGATCGACGGCAAGGCGCTGGTGCGGGCCTTCTGA
- a CDS encoding DUF3617 domain-containing protein gives MKTRPSAIAFFMLACSTALPALAIDYPARKPGLWEMKMGDGAGGANSAPAQTMQQCIDAATDQALRDMGQGMGKDACSKQEMRREGGTLVIDSVCSMGTTTATSHAVVTGDFGSSYRMESSSTYKPPMMGKSGGSFVMEAKWVGPCKAGQKPGDMIMGNGMKMNVIDMMKGQPKK, from the coding sequence ATGAAGACTCGTCCATCGGCCATCGCCTTCTTCATGCTGGCCTGCAGCACGGCTTTGCCGGCACTGGCCATCGACTATCCCGCGCGCAAGCCCGGCCTCTGGGAGATGAAGATGGGGGACGGCGCCGGTGGCGCCAACAGCGCGCCGGCGCAGACCATGCAGCAATGCATCGACGCCGCCACCGACCAGGCGCTGCGCGACATGGGGCAGGGGATGGGCAAGGACGCCTGCTCGAAGCAGGAGATGCGCAGGGAAGGCGGCACGCTCGTGATCGATTCCGTGTGCAGCATGGGCACGACCACCGCCACCAGCCACGCGGTGGTCACGGGCGACTTCGGTTCCAGCTACCGGATGGAGAGCAGCTCGACCTACAAGCCGCCGATGATGGGCAAATCCGGCGGGAGCTTCGTCATGGAGGCGAAGTGGGTCGGCCCGTGCAAGGCCGGGCAGAAGCCCGGCGACATGATCATGGGGAACGGCATGAAGATGAACGTCATCGACATGATGAAGGGCCAGCCGAAGAAATAG
- the hpxZ gene encoding oxalurate catabolism protein HpxZ: MTVSMTDINLPAVLAEVEAAFAEYERALVTNDVPVLDRLFWDSPHTLRYGAGENLYGYDAIRAFRQGRPAVNLEREITAKAITTFGQDFAVANVEFRRAGSDRTGRQSQTWARLPEGWRVVSAHVSLMG, translated from the coding sequence ATGACCGTTTCCATGACCGACATCAACCTGCCCGCCGTGCTCGCCGAAGTCGAGGCCGCGTTCGCCGAGTACGAACGCGCGCTCGTCACCAACGACGTGCCGGTGCTCGACAGGCTCTTCTGGGATTCGCCGCACACGCTGCGCTACGGCGCCGGCGAGAACCTCTACGGCTATGACGCGATACGCGCGTTCCGCCAGGGCCGGCCTGCGGTCAACCTCGAGCGCGAGATCACCGCCAAGGCCATCACCACCTTCGGGCAGGACTTTGCGGTCGCGAACGTCGAGTTCAGGCGCGCGGGCAGCGACCGCACGGGCCGCCAGAGCCAGACCTGGGCCCGCCTGCCGGAAGGCTGGCGCGTGGTGTCGGCGCACGTGAGCCTCATGGGCTAG
- a CDS encoding ABC transporter permease, with amino-acid sequence MSLAHRANAFGAHLRPLFGIAALIGLWAFVHATRAVDPVLLPSPLEALAAFWNGLAHGTLWGDFFKTIVRTVTSFGLALVIAVPLGIVLGSNEKIYESIEFAIDFFRSTPASAMFPLFLVLFGVGEATKIAVAAFGAALAILFNVAYGVMSARKQRQLAAKVMGAPRWRVLTDVILLESMPQVFVGMRSGVSIALVIVIVAEMFIGSTDGLGQRIMNAQTIFDMPDMYASIFAAGLLGYVMNLVFLVAERRFVHWGGK; translated from the coding sequence ATGAGCCTCGCCCATCGAGCCAACGCCTTCGGCGCCCACCTGCGGCCGCTGTTCGGCATCGCCGCGCTGATCGGCCTCTGGGCCTTCGTGCATGCGACGCGCGCGGTCGACCCGGTGCTGCTGCCCTCGCCGCTCGAAGCCCTCGCCGCCTTCTGGAACGGCCTTGCGCACGGCACGCTGTGGGGCGACTTCTTCAAGACCATCGTGCGCACCGTCACGTCCTTCGGCCTTGCGCTCGTGATCGCGGTGCCGCTCGGCATCGTGCTGGGGTCGAACGAGAAGATCTACGAATCGATCGAGTTCGCGATCGACTTCTTCCGCTCGACGCCGGCCTCGGCCATGTTCCCGCTGTTCCTGGTGCTGTTCGGCGTCGGCGAGGCCACCAAGATCGCGGTCGCGGCCTTCGGCGCGGCGCTGGCCATCCTGTTCAACGTCGCCTACGGCGTGATGAGCGCGCGCAAGCAGCGCCAGCTCGCGGCCAAGGTGATGGGCGCGCCGCGCTGGCGCGTGCTGACCGACGTGATCCTGCTGGAATCGATGCCGCAGGTGTTCGTCGGCATGCGCTCGGGCGTGTCGATCGCACTGGTGATCGTGATCGTGGCCGAGATGTTCATCGGCTCCACCGATGGCCTCGGACAGCGCATCATGAACGCGCAGACCATCTTCGACATGCCCGACATGTACGCCTCGATCTTCGCGGCGGGCCTGCTCGGCTACGTGATGAACCTCGTATTCCTGGTGGCGGAGCGGCGCTTCGTCCACTGGGGCGGAAAGTAA
- a CDS encoding ABC transporter ATP-binding protein: MSTHLPIGTAAPDAADGGASHRWYPKGTHITIRGLTKRFQDATIYDNFDLDIPKGKIVSVFGPNGCGKSTLINMIAGILPCDSGQILFEGKEARETRIGYVFQNYREAVFPWLRAIDNIRYPLQYLNLSKVEQQSRMDRLMESFDVKLDLQRYPYQMSGGQQQLVSIMRALVVDPEVLFLDEPFSALDYEMVMFLRERLQKVLVERRTTTLLVSHDLDEAVLLADEVLLLTKRPTRVAENLPFDVARPRTADTTITPAFIATKTRALDVFQREVRKP, from the coding sequence ATGAGCACCCACCTGCCGATCGGCACCGCCGCGCCCGATGCCGCGGACGGCGGCGCCTCGCACCGCTGGTACCCGAAGGGCACGCACATCACGATCCGCGGGCTGACCAAGCGCTTCCAGGACGCAACCATCTACGACAACTTCGACCTCGACATTCCGAAGGGAAAGATCGTGTCGGTGTTCGGCCCCAACGGCTGCGGCAAGAGCACGCTGATCAACATGATCGCGGGCATCCTGCCGTGCGACAGCGGCCAGATCCTGTTCGAGGGCAAGGAAGCGCGCGAGACGCGCATCGGCTACGTGTTCCAGAACTACCGCGAGGCGGTGTTCCCGTGGCTGCGCGCGATCGACAACATCCGCTACCCGCTGCAGTACCTGAACCTGTCGAAGGTGGAGCAGCAGTCGCGCATGGACAGGCTGATGGAGAGCTTCGACGTCAAGCTCGACCTGCAGCGCTACCCCTACCAGATGTCGGGCGGCCAGCAGCAGCTGGTGTCGATCATGCGGGCACTGGTGGTCGATCCCGAGGTGCTGTTCCTCGACGAGCCTTTCTCCGCGCTCGACTACGAGATGGTGATGTTCCTGCGCGAGCGGCTGCAGAAGGTGCTGGTCGAACGCCGGACCACCACCTTGCTGGTCTCGCACGACCTCGACGAGGCCGTGCTGCTGGCCGACGAGGTGCTGCTGCTGACCAAGCGGCCCACGCGCGTGGCCGAGAACTTGCCCTTCGACGTGGCGCGCCCGCGCACGGCCGACACCACGATCACGCCGGCCTTCATCGCCACCAAGACCCGCGCGCTGGACGTGTTCCAGCGGGAGGTGCGCAAGCCATGA
- a CDS encoding phosphatase PAP2 family protein — translation MTPSSFKDPPPSNPRPWLHALGRRCRALWPLKLVGNTVATAGFFPLYFWIMKNAGQPWTLPLTALDRLIAFWPALLPVYLSLWLYIALPVFLAKDRRELWSFALGCAFMTGIALAVFWFVPTAIPNFSIDTSPGTSLHLLKTVDAAGNAFPSLHVSFSVFASVVLARQLREVAAPAWARALNIAWAVAIVYSTMAVRQHVLVDVLGGLALGIGFGWASRPRKAAVAAAAVQARPA, via the coding sequence ATGACACCTTCTTCTTTCAAAGATCCGCCGCCTTCGAATCCACGGCCCTGGCTTCACGCCCTGGGCCGGCGGTGCCGCGCGCTCTGGCCGCTGAAGCTGGTCGGCAACACGGTCGCGACCGCGGGTTTCTTCCCGCTGTATTTCTGGATCATGAAGAACGCCGGCCAGCCCTGGACGCTGCCGCTCACTGCGCTCGACCGGCTGATCGCCTTCTGGCCGGCGCTGCTGCCGGTCTATCTTTCGCTGTGGCTCTACATCGCGCTGCCGGTGTTCCTTGCCAAGGACAGGCGTGAACTGTGGAGCTTTGCGCTGGGCTGCGCCTTCATGACCGGCATCGCGCTCGCGGTGTTCTGGTTCGTGCCGACAGCCATCCCGAATTTCAGCATCGACACCAGCCCGGGCACCTCGCTGCACTTGCTGAAAACCGTCGATGCGGCCGGCAACGCGTTTCCGTCGCTGCATGTGTCGTTCTCCGTGTTTGCCAGCGTGGTGCTCGCGCGGCAGCTGCGCGAGGTGGCTGCACCCGCATGGGCTCGCGCGCTCAACATCGCGTGGGCCGTGGCCATCGTCTATTCGACGATGGCGGTGCGCCAGCACGTGCTGGTCGACGTGCTCGGCGGGCTGGCGCTGGGCATCGGCTTCGGGTGGGCCTCGCGTCCCCGCAAGGCCGCGGTGGCGGCAGCCGCCGTGCAGGCACGGCCGGCGTAG
- a CDS encoding sugar ABC transporter ATP-binding protein: MTAAEETRGSVAVEFDGVVKAFGPVQVLHGVSFSLAPGRVYGLLGENGAGKSTLMKILSGYEPLTGGTLRINGQPQQFASSRDAEALGIVLIHQEFNLAEDLSVAQNIFLGHEKKKGWLLDDAAMERDAAAALAAVGLNIDPRTKVRRLIVAEKQLVEIAKAIARRARLLVMDEPTATLTPGETERLFKLIAQLRADGVTIVYISHKLDEVEQVTDEVIVMRDGRFVARAPTPELTRHQMANLMVGRELADLYPPRDVVVAADAPAMRVRNFSVPGWAQDVNFEVRPGEILGFAGLVGAGRTELFEGLLGLRPAGGDVEMLGRPVPHRKGWRNPRDAARHGLTYLSEDRKGKGLHVNFGLRQNLTLMALERYAKPWLQPEAERGALAEAVKDYGIRTGSLEVRASSLSGGNQQKLALAKVLQPRPKVVVLDEPTRGVDIGAKRDIYFLIQRLAREGLAVIVVSSELMELIGLCHRVAVMRAGRLVATLNADHLTEEELIAHATGTADLHAAA; this comes from the coding sequence ATGACGGCAGCAGAAGAAACCAGGGGAAGCGTCGCGGTCGAATTCGACGGCGTGGTGAAGGCCTTCGGTCCGGTGCAGGTGCTGCACGGCGTGAGCTTCTCGCTCGCGCCCGGACGCGTGTACGGCCTGCTCGGCGAGAACGGCGCGGGCAAGTCCACGCTGATGAAGATCCTGTCGGGCTACGAGCCGCTCACCGGCGGCACGCTGCGCATCAACGGCCAGCCGCAGCAGTTCGCGAGTTCGCGCGACGCCGAGGCGCTGGGCATCGTGCTGATCCACCAGGAGTTCAATCTCGCCGAAGACCTGAGCGTGGCGCAGAACATCTTCCTCGGCCACGAGAAGAAGAAAGGCTGGCTGCTCGACGATGCAGCGATGGAGCGCGATGCCGCCGCCGCACTCGCCGCCGTCGGCCTGAACATCGATCCGCGCACCAAGGTGCGCAGGCTCATCGTGGCCGAGAAGCAGCTCGTCGAAATTGCGAAGGCCATTGCACGCCGAGCACGCCTGCTGGTCATGGACGAGCCGACGGCCACGCTCACGCCCGGCGAAACCGAGCGCCTCTTCAAGCTCATCGCCCAGCTGCGCGCCGACGGCGTGACCATCGTCTACATCTCGCACAAGCTCGACGAAGTGGAGCAGGTGACCGACGAGGTGATCGTGATGCGCGACGGCCGCTTCGTGGCGCGTGCGCCCACACCCGAGCTTACGCGCCACCAGATGGCCAACCTCATGGTGGGCCGCGAGCTGGCCGACCTGTACCCGCCGCGCGACGTGGTGGTGGCCGCCGACGCGCCCGCCATGCGCGTGCGCAACTTCAGCGTGCCCGGCTGGGCGCAGGATGTGAACTTCGAGGTGCGCCCCGGCGAGATCCTCGGCTTCGCGGGGCTGGTCGGCGCGGGCCGCACCGAGCTGTTCGAAGGCCTGCTGGGCCTCAGGCCCGCGGGCGGCGATGTCGAGATGCTCGGCAGGCCGGTGCCCCACCGCAAGGGTTGGCGCAATCCGCGCGATGCCGCCAGGCACGGCCTCACCTACCTGAGCGAGGACCGCAAGGGCAAGGGCCTGCACGTGAACTTCGGCCTGCGCCAGAACCTCACGCTGATGGCGCTCGAACGTTACGCGAAGCCATGGCTCCAGCCCGAGGCCGAACGCGGCGCGCTGGCCGAGGCCGTGAAGGACTACGGCATCCGCACCGGTTCGCTCGAGGTGCGCGCATCGTCGCTCTCGGGCGGCAACCAGCAGAAGCTCGCGCTCGCCAAGGTGCTGCAGCCCAGACCGAAGGTGGTGGTGCTCGACGAGCCCACGCGCGGCGTCGACATCGGTGCCAAGCGCGACATCTATTTCCTGATCCAGCGACTCGCCCGCGAAGGGCTCGCGGTGATCGTCGTCTCGTCGGAGCTGATGGAACTCATCGGCCTGTGCCACCGCGTCGCGGTGATGCGCGCGGGCCGCCTGGTTGCCACGCTCAACGCCGACCACTTGACTGAAGAGGAGCTCATCGCTCATGCCACCGGAACCGCAGACCTCCATGCCGCAGCCTGA
- a CDS encoding ROK family protein, which translates to MRLLETTFWSAGGSRHAMAEQLGFSKSKANALIAGLVEQGLLAEAGLQRSSGGRRAENLQLHAGLGVLVGIDIGATSLDVAVLRPDLTVLAQHDEPADVREGPAVVLARVRALMRELLARCGHGPKEVLGIGIGVPGPVNFEIGQLVNPPLMPAWDSFSIRDYLREDYAAPVFVDNDVNLMALGELWRLKRSLNNFLVIKIGTGIGCGIVCHGEVYRGAAGSAGDVGHICVDQDGPRCHCGNVGCVEAMAAGPAITRMAVQAAEAGESAMLAECLRLHGRIEAVDVGQASRAGDTAANGIIQRAGNLIGQMLASVVNFFNPSHVFIGGGITRIGPLFLAAVRQSVYQRSLALSTRHLEIQYTPLGVQGGLVGAGVLAMHETLKVRGVAP; encoded by the coding sequence ATGCGGTTGCTGGAGACCACCTTCTGGTCGGCCGGCGGCTCGCGCCATGCCATGGCCGAACAGCTCGGCTTCTCCAAGAGCAAGGCCAATGCGCTGATCGCCGGCCTGGTCGAGCAAGGCCTGCTGGCCGAAGCGGGCCTGCAGCGTTCCTCGGGCGGGCGCCGCGCCGAGAACCTGCAGCTGCATGCCGGCCTCGGCGTGCTCGTGGGCATCGACATCGGCGCCACCAGTCTCGACGTTGCAGTGCTGCGCCCCGACCTCACGGTGCTCGCGCAGCACGACGAACCGGCCGATGTGCGCGAAGGCCCGGCCGTGGTGCTGGCGCGGGTGCGCGCGCTGATGCGGGAGCTGCTCGCGCGCTGCGGCCACGGCCCGAAGGAGGTGCTGGGCATCGGCATCGGCGTGCCAGGTCCGGTGAACTTCGAAATCGGCCAGCTCGTGAATCCGCCGCTGATGCCGGCCTGGGACAGCTTCTCGATCCGCGACTACCTGCGCGAGGACTACGCGGCGCCCGTCTTCGTGGACAACGACGTGAACCTGATGGCGCTCGGCGAGCTCTGGCGGCTGAAGCGTTCGCTCAACAACTTCCTCGTCATCAAGATCGGCACCGGCATCGGCTGCGGCATCGTCTGCCATGGCGAGGTCTATCGCGGCGCGGCCGGGTCGGCCGGCGACGTGGGCCACATCTGCGTGGACCAGGACGGCCCGCGCTGCCACTGCGGCAACGTCGGCTGCGTCGAGGCCATGGCCGCAGGCCCGGCCATCACGCGCATGGCCGTGCAGGCGGCCGAAGCCGGCGAAAGCGCCATGCTGGCCGAGTGCCTGCGCCTGCACGGGCGCATCGAGGCCGTCGACGTGGGCCAGGCGAGCCGCGCCGGCGATACGGCCGCGAACGGCATCATCCAGCGCGCGGGCAACCTCATCGGCCAGATGCTGGCGTCGGTGGTGAATTTCTTCAATCCCTCGCATGTGTTCATCGGCGGCGGCATCACGCGCATCGGGCCGCTGTTCCTGGCGGCCGTGCGGCAGAGCGTGTACCAGCGCTCGCTCGCGCTTTCGACGCGGCATCTCGAAATCCAGTACACGCCGCTGGGCGTGCAGGGCGGCCTGGTGGGTGCCGGCGTGCTCGCGATGCACGAAACGCTGAAGGTCCGCGGAGTGGCGCCATGA
- a CDS encoding VOC family protein, translating to MTTTNAAITHGLFHLAIKTADLGRTRAFWTGVIGLREIARPDFGYPGAWLACGQPGGQAIIHVYAGGPALGQGGQVPHGSGAIDHVSLACSGYHAYVARFRAAGLDWREFLVPGTTLWQLFVYDPSGVQLELTFEGAVEDGAPPDMSAARVYRAGSSFFDPLTYPALTPPPRSGEPHDATP from the coding sequence ATGACAACGACGAACGCCGCCATCACGCACGGCCTCTTCCATCTCGCGATCAAGACCGCGGACCTTGGCCGCACCCGCGCCTTCTGGACCGGCGTGATCGGCCTGCGCGAGATCGCGCGGCCCGACTTCGGCTACCCCGGCGCATGGCTGGCCTGCGGACAGCCGGGCGGCCAGGCCATCATCCACGTCTATGCCGGCGGCCCGGCGCTCGGCCAGGGCGGCCAGGTGCCGCACGGCAGCGGCGCCATCGACCATGTGTCGCTGGCCTGCTCGGGCTACCACGCATACGTCGCGCGCTTTCGCGCCGCGGGGCTGGACTGGCGCGAATTCCTCGTGCCCGGCACCACGCTGTGGCAGCTGTTCGTGTACGACCCGAGCGGCGTGCAGCTCGAGCTCACCTTCGAAGGCGCGGTGGAAGACGGCGCGCCGCCCGACATGTCGGCCGCGCGCGTGTACCGCGCCGGCAGCTCATTCTTCGATCCGCTGACCTATCCCGCCCTGACCCCGCCACCCCGTTCCGGAGAACCCCACGATGCCACGCCCTGA
- a CDS encoding ABC transporter permease has product MPQPEAAQHRSGGGPRWTEHLHGLGPVIGLVLLCIGGTLLNSDFATVDNAMNVLTRTAFIGIIAVGMCFVIISGGIDLSVGSMAALIAGSVIMFINWAGPASGSPLMAVVMGAVLAVVLGALFGLAHGLLITKGRIEPFIVTLGTLGIFRAYLTYFADGGALTLDNELSDLYAPVYYASLAGIPVPVWVFVIVAIIGGVILNRTAYGRYVQAIGSNEQVARYAAVDVDRVKILTYVLLGVCVGIATLLYVPRLGSASPTTGLLWELEAIAAVIVGGTALKGGAGSITGTVIGAILLSVISNILNLTSIISVYLNAAVQGFVIIIVAFLQRGRR; this is encoded by the coding sequence ATGCCGCAGCCTGAAGCCGCGCAACACCGCAGCGGCGGCGGGCCGCGCTGGACCGAGCACCTGCACGGGCTCGGCCCGGTCATCGGCCTGGTGCTGCTGTGCATCGGCGGCACGCTGCTGAACAGCGACTTCGCCACCGTTGACAACGCCATGAACGTGCTCACGCGCACGGCCTTCATCGGCATCATCGCGGTGGGCATGTGCTTCGTGATCATCTCCGGCGGCATCGACCTGTCGGTGGGCTCGATGGCGGCGCTCATCGCGGGCAGCGTGATCATGTTCATCAACTGGGCCGGGCCGGCCTCGGGCTCGCCGCTGATGGCGGTGGTGATGGGCGCGGTGCTCGCGGTAGTGCTGGGTGCGCTGTTCGGCCTGGCGCACGGGCTGCTGATCACCAAGGGGCGCATCGAGCCCTTCATCGTCACGCTGGGCACGCTCGGCATCTTCCGCGCCTACCTCACGTACTTTGCCGACGGCGGCGCGCTCACGCTCGACAACGAGCTGTCGGACCTCTATGCGCCGGTGTACTACGCAAGCCTCGCGGGCATCCCGGTGCCGGTGTGGGTGTTCGTGATCGTCGCGATCATCGGCGGCGTCATATTGAACCGCACGGCCTACGGGCGCTACGTGCAGGCCATCGGTTCCAACGAGCAGGTCGCGCGCTATGCGGCGGTGGACGTGGACCGCGTGAAGATCCTCACCTACGTGCTGCTCGGCGTGTGCGTGGGCATTGCCACGCTGCTGTACGTGCCGCGCCTCGGATCGGCCTCGCCGACCACGGGCCTCCTGTGGGAGCTCGAGGCGATTGCCGCGGTGATCGTCGGCGGCACCGCGCTCAAGGGCGGTGCGGGCAGCATCACCGGCACGGTGATCGGCGCCATCCTGCTCTCGGTCATCAGCAACATCCTGAACCTCACCAGCATCATCAGCGTGTACCTCAACGCCGCGGTGCAGGGCTTCGTGATCATCATCGTCGCGTTCCTCCAACGCGGCCGGCGCTAG
- a CDS encoding Gfo/Idh/MocA family protein produces MTDQPPRKLRCAMVGGGRDAFIGAVHRNAMALDGQIELVAGALSSSPDKARASGRDLHLADGRNHGDWQSLLADELKRPPEERIDFVSIVTPNHVHFPVAQAFVEAGFHVVCDKPLVHTRAQADALVAAVKKQGTLFGVTYNYTGYPMVRQAREMVRSGRLGELRKVVVEYNQGWLASQLEGAGNKQAGWRTDPARSGAAGAIGDIGSHAENLVASVTGLEIESLCADLSALVPGRMLDDDGSLLLRFKGGARGVLIASQINTGLENDLRLRVSGTLGTLEWRQEQPSQLVHLPQDGPKQIFTRGSPWLCEAAQRASRLPAGHPEGFVEAFANIYAGVVADIRARHSGQPADAIAADYPRVEDGARGVRFIERTVASAQSESKWTPW; encoded by the coding sequence ATGACTGATCAACCTCCCCGCAAGCTGCGCTGCGCCATGGTTGGCGGCGGCCGCGACGCCTTCATCGGCGCCGTGCACCGCAACGCCATGGCGCTCGACGGGCAGATCGAGCTCGTGGCCGGCGCGCTGTCGTCGAGCCCGGACAAGGCGCGCGCCTCGGGCCGCGACCTGCACCTGGCCGACGGCCGGAACCACGGCGACTGGCAGTCGCTGCTGGCCGACGAGCTGAAGCGCCCGCCCGAGGAGCGCATCGACTTCGTCTCCATCGTCACACCCAACCACGTGCACTTTCCGGTCGCGCAGGCCTTCGTCGAAGCCGGCTTCCACGTGGTGTGCGACAAGCCGCTGGTGCACACGCGCGCGCAGGCCGATGCGCTGGTTGCGGCCGTGAAGAAGCAGGGCACGCTGTTCGGCGTGACCTACAACTACACCGGCTACCCGATGGTGCGGCAGGCGCGCGAGATGGTCCGCTCGGGCCGGCTCGGCGAACTGCGCAAGGTGGTGGTCGAATACAACCAGGGCTGGCTCGCGAGCCAGCTCGAAGGCGCCGGCAACAAGCAGGCCGGCTGGCGCACCGATCCCGCGAGGAGCGGCGCGGCCGGCGCCATCGGCGACATCGGTTCGCATGCCGAGAACCTGGTCGCGAGCGTCACCGGCCTGGAGATCGAGAGCCTGTGCGCCGACCTGAGCGCGCTGGTGCCGGGCCGCATGCTCGACGACGACGGCAGCCTGCTGCTGCGCTTCAAGGGCGGCGCGCGCGGCGTGCTGATTGCCTCGCAGATCAACACCGGCCTGGAGAACGACTTGCGGCTGCGCGTCTCGGGCACGCTCGGCACGCTCGAGTGGCGGCAGGAGCAGCCGAGCCAGCTGGTGCACCTGCCGCAGGACGGGCCGAAGCAGATCTTCACGCGCGGCTCGCCCTGGCTGTGCGAGGCCGCGCAGCGCGCGAGCCGCCTGCCTGCCGGCCATCCCGAAGGCTTCGTCGAGGCCTTTGCCAACATCTATGCCGGCGTGGTGGCAGACATCCGCGCACGGCATTCAGGACAGCCGGCCGATGCCATCGCGGCCGACTACCCGCGCGTGGAAGACGGGGCGCGCGGCGTGCGCTTCATCGAGCGCACGGTGGCCTCGGCCCAAAGCGAATCAAAATGGACGCCCTGGTAG
- a CDS encoding substrate-binding domain-containing protein has translation MTSFTRRIALTAVAAAALASLPAFAAEKVNLGVSIPAATHSFMGGINYWANQAKKDLEKEHKDLKITIKTAANAPEQANQLQDLSTVTKINALVVFPFESAALTKPVAQVKAKGAYVTVVDRGLTDTSAQDAYVAGDNTAFGRIPAEYIAKQLGGKGNVVALRGIATTLDNERMDAFNAVLKNHPDIKLLDAKYANWNRDDAFKVTQDYLTRFKNIDAIWAADDDMAVGVLKAIEQAKRDDIKIVFGGAGAKGMVKTIMDGKDKRIGADVSYSPKFIYDAIKLTAEARLKGEKLPATTIIPSVLITKENAKDFYHPNSPF, from the coding sequence ATGACAAGCTTCACACGTCGCATCGCACTCACGGCCGTGGCGGCCGCAGCGCTCGCGAGCCTGCCCGCATTCGCTGCCGAGAAGGTGAACCTCGGCGTTTCGATTCCCGCGGCCACGCACAGCTTCATGGGCGGCATCAACTACTGGGCCAACCAGGCGAAGAAGGACCTGGAGAAGGAACACAAGGACCTGAAGATCACGATCAAGACCGCGGCCAACGCGCCCGAGCAGGCGAACCAGCTGCAGGACCTGTCGACCGTCACCAAGATCAATGCGCTGGTGGTGTTTCCGTTCGAATCGGCCGCGCTCACCAAGCCGGTGGCGCAGGTCAAGGCCAAGGGCGCCTACGTGACCGTGGTCGACCGCGGCCTCACCGACACCAGCGCGCAGGACGCCTACGTGGCCGGCGACAACACCGCCTTCGGCCGCATCCCGGCCGAGTACATCGCCAAGCAGCTCGGCGGCAAGGGCAACGTGGTTGCGCTGCGCGGCATTGCCACCACGCTGGACAACGAGCGCATGGATGCCTTCAATGCGGTGCTCAAGAACCATCCCGACATCAAGCTGCTCGACGCCAAGTACGCCAACTGGAACCGCGACGACGCTTTCAAGGTCACGCAGGACTATCTCACGCGCTTCAAGAACATCGACGCCATCTGGGCCGCCGACGACGACATGGCGGTGGGCGTGCTCAAGGCCATCGAGCAGGCCAAGCGCGACGACATCAAGATCGTCTTCGGCGGCGCGGGCGCCAAGGGCATGGTCAAGACCATCATGGACGGCAAGGACAAGCGCATCGGCGCCGACGTGAGCTACTCGCCCAAGTTCATCTACGACGCGATCAAGCTCACGGCCGAGGCGCGGCTGAAGGGCGAGAAGCTGCCCGCGACCACGATCATTCCTTCGGTGCTGATCACCAAGGAAAACGCCAAGGACTTCTACCACCCCAACTCGCCGTTCTGA